GCGATCTCGTCACGCCCGCCGACCCCGGCGTCGGCGGCCAGATCGCCGGCCGCCACGGCCCGCATCGCGCCGATCACCCGCAACAGCCGCCGGGTCAGCCGGTTGCGGACATAGAACCAGACGATCAGCAGGCTGGACAGCACCACGATGGCCGCGGCGGCGCCCTGGACGGCGACGGCGCCAGAGATGGCCGTCTCCGTTCGCTTCACATCGGCCTCGGTGCGCTCCTGCCGGTGGGCGACCACCGCGTCGATGGTCGCGTTCAGCTCGGTGGTCAGCCGCACCGTTTCGGCCAGCGCGCTTTCGATGTCGCCGATGATCCGCGCCTGATCGTCACGCAGGCGGAACACGCTGCCGGCACCGCCGCCGAAGGCGGCCAGCCCGTCGCGCGCCTTGACCAGCGACGGCCGGTCGGGGTTGTCCTTGGGCAGGGCGCCGATGGCGTTGTCGACCCGCAGCAGCGCCCAATTATATTTGGACCGGATGTTGTTCAGCGTCGCCCCATGGGGCACGCTGGAGGCGGCGGCGATCATGCCGAAGGCAAGGTTGCCGTTGGCCTGGACATTCATCAGCTGGGTGATCGCCGGCAGTTCCTCCTGCGCCAGCCGGCGTCCCAGCCCGGTGGCGGCGTCGACCGCCTGGGCCGCCGCCAGATCGCTGACCACATTGTTGACCGACAGGGTCGACACCTCCAGCAGCGGCGCCACCAGATCGGTGAAATCCTCATGCGCCATCACCGCGTCGGCGACCAGCGCGTTGAGCTTCTCCTCGACCGCCAGCCGTTCGGCGGTGCGCTTGCCCAGGGCGTCCAGCGCCGCCGCCATGCGCTCCGCCAGGGCGGCGACCGCGTCCGCGTCGCCGGCCATGCCTCCGGTGGCATCCGCGGCCTGCCCGCGCATCGCGCCGATGCGCTCGCGCAAGCCCGCCAGCCGCTTGGTCAGGCCACCCATCCGCTCCTCCAGCTCCGCCGTCTCACGCGACGCCGCCACCGCCGGGGCGTCGGCGGCGATAGCCGAGCTTTCCTTCGCCAGAGTGAGCGAACCGACGATGGCCGGCACGCTGCTGCGGCCGATCTCGCCCATCGATCGCCCGGTTTCGGTCAGCGACCACCAGGCCATGACGCTGGCGAAGGCGGCGAGCGTCGCCACTCCGCCAAAGGCCAGGAACAGCCGGCCCTGAATGCCGAGCCGAATGGCGAGGCGGCTCCGATCCCGCGATCCGGAACATCCGCCCTTCTCCAGCACCAGTCGCGTCATGTCCCTCTCCCATACGTTATCTTTCTGTCAGCGTACCGGATCATTGGGTAAAGCGGCAAATTTCATGGATCCGATCGACGGCGGTCAGTCG
Above is a window of Azospirillum sp. B510 DNA encoding:
- a CDS encoding methyl-accepting chemotaxis protein is translated as MTRLVLEKGGCSGSRDRSRLAIRLGIQGRLFLAFGGVATLAAFASVMAWWSLTETGRSMGEIGRSSVPAIVGSLTLAKESSAIAADAPAVAASRETAELEERMGGLTKRLAGLRERIGAMRGQAADATGGMAGDADAVAALAERMAAALDALGKRTAERLAVEEKLNALVADAVMAHEDFTDLVAPLLEVSTLSVNNVVSDLAAAQAVDAATGLGRRLAQEELPAITQLMNVQANGNLAFGMIAAASSVPHGATLNNIRSKYNWALLRVDNAIGALPKDNPDRPSLVKARDGLAAFGGGAGSVFRLRDDQARIIGDIESALAETVRLTTELNATIDAVVAHRQERTEADVKRTETAISGAVAVQGAAAAIVVLSSLLIVWFYVRNRLTRRLLRVIGAMRAVAAGDLAADAGVGGRDEIAEMAGIVGVFRDKSAEIARLQQEQDAMKRAADAERSHTLQTITASIEASVKEASRHIAAASADMRAASEGMSATAEQTCRSMTDVRSAVADTATNVQSVAATASQLSASIGEITRRVGDSSQIARGAVDEARSTNQLMVALAAAAQKIGDVVGMINAIAGQTNLLALNATIEAARAGDAGKGFAVVAEEVRSLAGQTAKATEEIAQQVQAVRTTAQGAVSAIDGIGRTIGRIDEITAMVAAAVEEQSAATDEIARSINHASEAVQSIADTVVSVDDAVNRTGSAAAQVVEATRALSQRSESLSDDIDRLLGGIRAA